In a genomic window of Telopea speciosissima isolate NSW1024214 ecotype Mountain lineage chromosome 5, Tspe_v1, whole genome shotgun sequence:
- the LOC122662930 gene encoding uncharacterized protein LOC122662930, translated as MHDSTTIQDHMMKLTKLFSGLENKGTLFELDFKIEIIFASLPDAYISFIMNFYMNKVVVNNVSELTNMLIEAESTLKKNKVVSLVIEKSSQGSKKKKKKRTKKSKKGKSTGVKEGGAQKKKAKADKGKCFRCGKTRH; from the coding sequence ATGCATGATAGTACCACAATCCAGGATCATATGATGAAGCTTACCAAGCTCTTCTCTGGATTGGAGAATAAGGGTACTCTATTTGAGTTGGACTTCAAGATAGAAATTATCTTTGCCTCACTTCCTGACGCCTATATCTCCTTTATCATGAACTTCTACATGAATAAAGTAGTGGTTAACAACGTCTCTGAGcttactaacatgcttatagaaGCAGAAAGTACacttaagaaaaataaggttgTTTCTCTTGTTATTGAGAAGAGTTCTCAAggttcaaagaaaaagaaaaagaagaggactaagaaaagcaagaaaggcAAGTCAACCGGTGTGAAAGAGGGAGGAGCGCAGAAGAAAAAGGCCAAAGCTGACAAAGGAAAATGTTTCCGTTGTGGCAAGACTAGACACTGA
- the LOC122662631 gene encoding auxin-induced protein 10A5-like: MDSKKSNKISEIVRLQQILKKWKKLANAPKNSSSSSKSSSSNTTITSNGSKSIKFLKRTLSFSDISASVSGDTVPKGFLAVCVGTELKRYTIPTEYLGHKAFGMLLREAEEEFGFQNEGILRIPCEVSVFERILKVVEQKKELFIMNEFGFSGEKEISGFCSSEAELTPSHHPPKPMCR; the protein is encoded by the coding sequence ATGGATTCCAAGAAGTCTAACAAGATCAGTGAGATAGTTAGGCTTCAACAGATCCTCAAGAAGTGGAAGAAGCTTGCAAATGCACcaaagaacagcagcagcagcagcaagagTAGTAGCAGCAACACTACCATCACTAGTAATGGTAGTAAAAGCATCAAATTTCTCAAAAGAACATTGTCTTTCTCTGACATCTCTGCTTCAGTTTCTGGTGACACTGTACCTAAAGGATTCCTTGCTGTCTGTGTTGGAACAGAGCTGAAGAGATACACAATCCCAACAGAGTATCTGGGTCACAAAGCATTTGGGATGCTACTGagagaagcagaggaagaaTTTGGATTTCAAAATGAAGGAATTCTGAGGATTCCTTGTGAAGTATCTGTGTTTGAGAGGATTTTGAAGGTGGTGGAGCAGAAGAAGGAGCTTTTCATCATGAATGAATTTGGGTTTAGTGGAGAGAAGGAGATATCTGGCTTTTGCTCATCAGAAGCTGAGCTTACTCCATCTCACCATCCTCCAAAGCCAATGTGCAGATAa